The following DNA comes from Halalkaliarchaeum sp. AArc-CO.
CGACGATATCCCCACTGGCGGTGGGGTATGAAGTACGATCGCCAGCGGAAGCGCGACCAGCACGGGCTCGGGAAGGCGTTCGAAATCGTCAACAACGACGAGCCAGCGAACGCGTTCCTCCAGGAGTCGAACTCGCTCGCCGATCAGAAGGCGGTCATCACCCACGTCGAGGCCCATGCGGACTTCTTCCGGAACAACGAGTGGTATCGGCTGTACGCGGACCGGGGGGCAGACGGGCCCGCCGCCGCGGCGATGCTGTCCCGTCACGCCGACGCGATCGAGGAGTACATGGAAGATCCCGAAATCGCTCGAGACGACGTCGAGCAGTTCATAGACGCGGTCAGCTGTCTGGAGGATACGATCGATCAGTATCGGCCGGTGGCTGCCGACCTCGACGGCGATCCCGGCAGCGAGAACTCGACCAGCGGCGAGGATCCCGACGGGGCGGAGGACGGACGCCGCGAGGTATTTGCAGATCTCGAACTGTCCTCGGAGGTTCGGGAGGCGGTCTTTGACGACGAGTGGCTGGAGGGGGAGTCCGAGGGAACGCCATCGGAGCCGCAGCGTGACGTACTCGGGTTCCTTCTCGCATACGGCAAACGGTACGACGAAGAGGAGCGGAAGGCCGTCGATCGTCCGGAGTGGCAGACGGACGTGCTCTCGATGCTTCGGGAGGAGGCGTACTACTTCGCCCCCCAGAAGATGACCAAGGTGACAAACGAGGGGTGGGCGAGTTACTGGGAGTCGTTGATGATGGCAGACGAGCAGTTCGCCGGCACGGACGAGTTCGTCACTTACGCCGACCACATGTCGCGGGTTCTCGCCTCCCCCGGATTGAATCCCTACAAACTCGGCAGGGCGCTGTGGGAGTACGTCGAAAACCGCGCCAACCGGCGCGAGGTCATAGAGCGGCTGCTCCGGGTCGACGGCGTCACCTGGCGGAACTTCGAGGACACGGTCGACCTCGAGTACGTCCGGGAACTGCTCGAACCCGACGAGACGGTCGCGAACGTCGGTATCGAGTCGCTCGATCGACTGGATCCCGACGACCCGCGGGTGGACGCGTCGGCGCTTGCAGCCGCCAGACGGACCCGCGACGGGGAGATCCCTCCCGACGACGAGAGAGCCGTCGACGCCGATCGGCATCCCTGGAAACTGCTGACCTACGAAGGGCTCGCAGAGCGTCACTACTCCCTGGTCAAACCGCACAACTACGGCGTCCTGGCACGGGTAACTCGGTCGCAACTCGAGCGGCGTGCTCGGTATCTCTTCGACGACGAGCGGTACCGGAGCGTCGAGGAGGCGATCGCGGACGTCCCCTACACCGCCGGCTGGGATCGCCTGTTCGAGGTGCGGGAGAGTCACAACGACGTGACGTTCATCGACGAGTTTCTCACTCAGGAGTTCGTAGACGAGTACGACTACTTCACCTACGAGTACTCCCGAGCGGCCCAGGAGTATCGGGTCGCCTCGACCGACGCCGCCGACGTGAAAAAGAAGCTGCTGTTGCGGTTCACCAACTTCGGGAAGCCGACGATCGTCGTCTACGACGGCAACTTCGACAACGCGGGCGAACTGCTGTTGGGCCACCAGTACAACGGGGTTGCGATCGACGAGCGACAGGCGCGGGCGACACTCGAGCGCGTCTTCCAGCTGTGGGGCCGGCCGGTCAACCTCGCGACGATCCGGGTCGAGTACGACGATCGAGAGATCGAACTCGCCCGGCGGCGCTCGCGGGAACCCGAAGGGGCCGAGATCGGCGTTCGGATTCGGTACGACGGCGACGGCTTCGAAGAGCACGACCTCGATGACGGGCTGTTCGATCGGCTGGCGGCGAACGATGTCGATTACGACACGAAGCCGGACGACTGGCTCGCGTGAGTCGCCGCCGGCCGCGGCCGTCGAGGACAGCGCAGGATTGATAGCAGCAGCGTGACGACACTTGCGTATGACATCGGGGGGTGCCGAAGCGTCGGGCGAGGACAGGACGGCAGCATCGGGGGAAACGTCGTCGTCCGAATCGACCGAGGAGAGGGACGACGTGGGCGATCTCGCGGAGACCGAGATCCACGACGTACTTCGAAACGAGCGACGCCGCCTCGCGCTCGAACGGCTCTCGGAGCGATCGGGTCCAGCGAGCGTGAGCGACCTGGCGGAGCACGTCGCGGCGCTGGAGGCGGGCGAGCGCCCGCCACCGAACAATCTCCGGCAAAGCGTGTACGTCTCCTTGCACCAGACGCATCTCCCGAAGCTGGACGAACTCGGAATCGTCGAGTACGACACTGACGAAAAGACCGTCGAACTCACGGACCGGGCCGGACAGGTGACCGTCTACCTCGAGGTGGTGCCCCGGTACGGCATCTCCCGGAACGAACTGTATCTTGGGCTCGCGGTTCTCGGGATCCTCCTGACGCTCGCCGCTGCGCTCGGCGTTCCCGGGTTCGCCGCTGTCGCACCGGGCACCTGGGCGCTGGTCGCGCTCGCGTTGATCGCGACCGCAGCGACGTTTTACACCGCAAAACAGGGAGAGACTGTGTTCGATCGGCTCTAGCTCGAGTGCGTTCCCGGTCGGTGACGTTCCGACGTTTTTCACCTGTCGACCGTGTCGTCTTCGAGTCGCATCCGACGACCGGAAGCGACGTGCACGACCGCCGAAACGAACAGCACGAGGCTCACGACGGCAGCCAGCGTCGTTCCAGTGACGATCCCTGCCGGAAGGGCTCCGAGGGCGAGAGCGACGGTCGTCGCAAGCGAGACGACACCGAGCCCGAGGTAGTATTCGCTCCAGGGAAGTTCGTGTTTCCCGACCGTCTCGAGATAGACGTCCAGTTCGGCTGCGGCGGGCGTCAGCGCGACGCGGCCCCTGTGAGGTTCGTACTCGATGAATCCGCCCGCTGCCAGTTTCGGGAGATGCGTCTGGTGGAGCGACGTGTACACCCGTTTCCGCTGTCGGTAGGTCACCTCGGAGACGTCGACGTCGTTCTCCCAGGCGGCGATCCGCCCGGAAAGTGTTCGGACGCTCGTCTCGCCCGGGTTCCCCTTCAGGTACCGGAGCACGTCGCGCCGCCGTCGGTTGCTCAACGTCGCGAACGTCGCGTCCAGGGAGAGTTCCGTCCCTGCAGACGTCACGGACGTCGCTGACGGTCCGACGGCCCGTGGCTGCCGTCGGGAGGGAACCGGCGTCGTCGAAAGCTGCAGATCCAGCTGTGGCTGTTGCCCCGGGTTCATTTGGAATACACATATAATATATTATATTTCAAGATATTAACTGTATCGGCGAAAAGAACGTTATCGGCACCGTTCCCGTCGGCGTAGTCGGGTAGGCCGGTTATCGGCACCGTTCCCGTCGGCGTAGTCGGGTAGGCCGGCACCTTTTATACTGCTTCGGGCGAACTCGGATCGAGATGCGCTTTACCGTCGATACCGACACCGGGACTGCGGTTCACGACGTGACCGAGCAGGTGGCGGACGCTCTCCCGCCGTCCGGGGACGGTGTCGCCACCGTGTTCGTTCGCCACACCACTGCCGGCCTCGTCGTCAACGAACCTGAAGCGCGACTGCTCGGCGACGTGGAGACGTTCCTCTCGGAGCTCGTTCCCGACGAGGGGTGGGAACACGACCAGATCGACGACAACGCCGACTCACATCTCCGGGCGCTCCTTTTGGGTGAAAGTGTCACCGTCCCGGTTCGGAACGGGGAGCCGGATCTGGGGACGTGGCAGGCGATCCTGCTCGTGGAGTGTGACGGGCCACGGTCCCGGACGGTTGAGGTGATCGTTCACTGAAAAGGGGACGTCGGTACTTTGGATGGCCGCTCTTGTGAAGCAGATTGTTGATAGCGAGAGCTGCAGCTGAAAGTCGAAGAGGACAAGGGCACCGCGGCAGCGGTGCCCGATATGTTCCCAATGCACCGCTTTGTGTCGGAATCCGCCGCAGCGGACCTGTTGCAGCAGGTTCGCTGGTGTAACGGTGTCGAATGTCCCCGCTGCCGTTCTGACCGCACGGTCAGAAACGGCAGCTATCGGGTCTATCAACGGTATCTCTGTAAGAATTGCGGTCGTTCGTTCAACGACAAGACCGGCACGATCTTCGCTCACTCCAAGCTGAAACTCAAAGAGTGGTACTTCACGATCTACACGTTCTTACGGTTTAACACGAGTATTCGCCAAATTGAGGCTGAACTCGATGTGTCGTACCGAACGCTGAGAGAGCGCGTCGATCAGTTCGCCAGAACGCTCGACGCGCCCTCGATCACACTTACTGGACCAGTCGAAATTGACGAAGTCTATGTTTCTGCTGGGCTCAAAGGCCGCGAGCGCGACCAAGAGCCGCGCCCACGCGTGGGCGCGGCTCGTACGCGGGTGACAACCCACCCGTGTTCACGCTCGTTGATCGTGGCTCGGACAACCGCTACGTGATCCCTGCGAAATCCGCCGACGAATCGACTGTGCGACTCCTGCTCGACAACCACGAGCAGGAGTCGCTCACCGTCTATACTGACGGATTTCGGGCCTACGAGCCACTCGAAGACGACGACACCTTCGACCGCGAATACGTCGTCCACAGCGACGGTGAATACGCTGATGAAGACGTTCACATCAATACCTGCGAGAGCCACGGTTCGCTGGTGCGGCCGTGGCTCTCGCCCCATCGAGGTATCTCAAAAGACAAGCTAACGCCGTATTTTAGAGCCTTTCAACTCCGCAGAGAACTCTACAGAAAGCCGGGAGACGAAGCTCTCAGACATGCCATCGACGCTGTCCTCTGAAATCAACAATGTACTTCCGAAGAGCGGGATGGGAAAATGTCACCGTTCTGGTACTGACTACAACCTCTATATTCAGCAGTGGAGAGATAACGTGTCTAGATATCGTTAGATTGTGGGTGCTGAATACAGTGCGCGAATGTCACACAAGTCAGGGTGTAACCGATCCGAAGAATTGAACACTCAGTGCAGCGGTTGGTCGTATTCGTGATGATTCTTACTGGTGATCACTCTGAATACAGGAAGTAATTACAGCGTCAATTATTTTGCACCCGGATTCAATAGGCCGAATAAGACGAATGTCTGAGTCGCCACCGGCGGATGATGACCTCGGTGACTTCGGGCCGCCGGAGTATCTTCTGTATCGGGTGGCTGCGGAACGTCACGAGCAGGACAGCCGTGAGACGGGGCGGACCCGTATCCACAAACTTTGCTGTTTAGCTGATCGGCTGTTAGCGCAGGAATACGACCGAGAAGTCGGTCTGCCGAAGTACTGGTACAAGTATGGCCGTACTATCTCCGAAGCTCATCTAAATTCAGCGGTTACGTACAGGCCCAACGCGAATCACTTTGGTGGACAGGCGTACTATCCGGCCGACCAAGTTAGCGAATCCGACTTCGACCACCTGTCTGAAGATCTCAAAGACGACATCTACAACGCGGTTCAGTACGTAGTTACTAAACACGGCGACAAAACAGCTGAGGAACTGGAAGAGTACCAGTACCAGAACTTTGCGCCCGACGATTTCGTTATCGCATATGCTGATTTGCGGTGGTACTTAAACACGATTTCGCAAGACGAAGGTCAGCATAGGCTGAGCCAATTCGTTGCCCCCGATGAGAAGACCCACATCGAAGAACTTCTGGATGAGATGCTGGCGAACTTCGACGAGGAGCGTTACTCGGAAATTTACGATATCTACCTTGATTGGGACGACACGATGCGCCTGTTGGTCGATATCGGGCGAAGCCCGAGAGAACTCCATGACTTCACAGAGATCTTCATTGAGGGGGCCGCAAGAATCATTCTCCGCTTTGAGGAGCATTCAAATATTGATCCGGAGACGCTTGAAGACTGGTGCGAAGAGAAGGAAAAAGTGCGCAGAGATCTCCAGAGCCGGGTAACACAGAAGCGGAAGGAAGCCCTCTCAGAAAGACAGTCCACCTCGGCTTTAGACAGCGTCGCTGATTCGTACAATACGGCTATCTCTGAGGAGCTAGACGACCTATAGAATGGCAGACAACGCCTTTCTCGACAAGGGAGTCATCCTCGGATTCTGTTTCTTTACTGACCCTCACCACCGAGAATGTAGGAGGTACTTGTTTAGTGACGAAACAGAGTATTTCGCTACGGAACAGGTTGAGAACATCTTCCGAAATGCCAAGGACTCAATTATCGAGGAGCACCGGAGGGGCATTCTCCGGAACCTCCAACAGGTGAAGGTCAATTACGAGGGGGAGCTAACTGAGAGTGATATCGAGGAGATTCAATCAGAAATTGATCGGGATGAAAATTCGGCATGGAGGTATTTAGAGGATTTTTACGAGGATAAAGCCGGAAGAGGTGTCTACGAGGTCACTGATGAATTGCGGGAGGTAATCCGTGAGATCGAACAACGAGCCGAGGCGCGAAAGGAGACGCTCTACTCAACGTTCCAAGGCTGGCTGAGGATTAGTTCGCACGAATCGGTACAGGACGAATTGACTCAACTCCGGGCTCAAGACGAGGAAGATTTCTGGATTGTGATCGATGCTCACGATGTCGCCGCAAACGTGCCGGGAGAAACAGAACTAGCGACAACGAATCCTGCAGAGTTTGCAGATGACCAAATAAAAGAGGAAGTTTTGGGAGCAACAGCCATCGATAGTATCCAGTTAGTGTTTGTTTCGAGGGACTATTCACCATTAGCACTCAGGAACAATCCCAGTGATGGCAGCGTCCCGACGGACGTTTCTGGGGACAATACCTGACCACTTCAAACACCAAGTCCGTAACGCGTTCCCTCGCTGAATTTCGGTTAAGGGAGCGACCTAAGTGCGCACGTATAGTGAGTATATATTCACTAATTCCGGCATGAAACAAGCTCACCTGTCTTGCTGCATTGCTATATCTTGCATACGAAGAATCGAATTGTCTCGTTCGATTACTATCTTGTCCGAACTTCTTCCCCCTCTACCAAGTTCGGCACTCGTGAGCGGTGATCCGTTCTGGTAACCCAACCCGCCCACAGACCGGACACTCCACCAGCGGCCTCACCGGAAGTTCCTCGGCGGCCTCCAGCGCCGCCTCGACGTGCGCCCTGGCATCCGGATCCTCGACCCGCGTGGCCGCCTGGGCGAGATGCATCCGCAACTCCTCCGCTGCCGTTCGGCCGTCGGTCATCGCCGCGCGCTCCGTTCGCGGTGTTCCCACGCTTCCCGTGCTTCCACGGGATCGCGCCGCCCGACCTTACGGAGCCCCCGCGCTTCCCGCGACGGAGTGTCACCCAGCGGCGCCACGCCCGTGAGCACGCCGATCCACTGGTTATGCTGGTTGGTGAGCGCGATCGTGGTCCCGCGGGGCGTCTCCGGGCGTCCCTGCCGGACGGGGATCTCCTCGGCCGGGTCGAGCGTGTCGGGATCGCCTCAAGGGTGCTGTTCTCACGCGTGACGATCCAACTTGCGGAGGCCGACGTGATCGAGACCGAACGAGTGCCGATCGATATCGGTAAGCCACGGAACCGGTTGTAGCTGGCGGACGACGTTGTGACATAAGCTCCGACGTTCGAATCGGTGATCGGTGCGCTTTAATATAAGTCGGCAACCGTCGACTAAATACGCCACACGTTTTCCAGCGAAAACTGACAGGCGTAACGAGAGAGCAAGAAGGCCCGATTCAACCAGGTCAGGCGTCCTCTGTTTCCGAGACCTCGACTAGAGCTGCAGAAAGCAGTTTTGTGGCATCTGCTCCGTCCTCGGCCTCGTCCTCCTCGGCTTCGAAGAATTTCGTCAATATATACTCATAATTGACATCGACAACAAGGAACGTTCCGAGCTCTTCAGTCCGTTCTCCGGCCCTCTCCGTGTCACTATCTGGTTCGGGATCATATATGAGCAACTCCGAGAGTGTTATTTCACTTCCCTCGCGAGGGACCATCATTTCCTCATCGTGGAGTGAAGCAATCGGATCGTCCGGATCCCCATCGTGGAAAATGATGAACTCCGTTGGCGGTAGCGATTGCGATTCGGGGTCCCGATCTAATAATAAATCAGCCATGTCTGTCTCACCTATCTGGGGAGGACAGCTTTCTGGGCCGCCCTGTCGTACGAGCGTTCACGTTCGGATTGCTCCGATTCAGTTGGCCCAGATGCAGCGTCGCCCGACACATCATTACGTTCTGTCTCAAGCCGGTTCCCGAGTGCGTCGCGGATCTGCTCGATATCCCTGTGCAGCAGCCACCCCGGCTTGTACACCTCCGTCTGTTCGGCGATTACAGGTGCGTGTGCCTGCAGTTTGGTGTGGGTGTCGTGAAGGATCTCGACGAACTCGTTCTCCTTGTTCAGTCGATAATATTCCGTCTGACCCTTGACGCGGGTTTGTTCGATAATGCCGAGATTGAGGAGTTCCTTCTTGTTTTTGTGGAACGTAGCCTTGTCGATGCCGCCGAGATCAGCGACCTCTGCGGCCGAAAGCTCGGTGTAGTGCTTTCGCAAAAAGACATCGTAGATTCGAACATGTGCCGGTTTCTCCAATAGCCGAACGAACGGCGAACGGTCACTGTACTCCGATCGCTTGATCCGGCTATCTTTCTCCATCATAGTGGAAGGTACTGTGCATACACATTAAAGGTATTGCATCTATGCAACAGACCGATGCTAAAATGCAATGGTGGGGGAAAGGGGGTGCAACGAGAAGATTCTTTAGCTGAATGCAGGCGCTAAGCCCCCTCCCTCAAGGAGCACCGCAGTCCGCGCCAGCGGACAAGGAGCGCAGTAGGGAGGGGATACAGCGTCCCCAGAAATCTCCGATTTCTGGTGTGCGAACGAATCGCTCCGCGATTCGTCCACGCCCTCATCGTCTTTCATGCACTGTTCTATTTCTGGCCCACACCCCCACGCAGTCGTAACTTCTTTCTACTAGGTTCTACAAATATTGACTGAACCCAATGAAGTACGACCTCGATACGGGAGCGCACTCGGTGTATTCACTCCACTACCACCTGATACTCACCACCAAGTATCGGCGTGGTGTACTCACCGAGGAGCGAACCCAATTCATTCGCGGGGTCATCGAGGGGTTCGCGGACAAGTACGGTGTCACACTGACCCATCTCGACGGTGAAGACGACCACGTTCATATCCTGTTCCGGGCTGAACCAACCACAGACCTCGTGAAGTTCATCAACACCGTCAAAGGCGCAACTGCTCGACGCATCCGCAACGAGTACGAGGATGAACTCAAAACTGACCTGTGGGGCGACTCCTTCTGGAACGACTCGTACTGTCTCATTTCGACAGGACAAGTCTCACTGGATGTGTTGAAAGAGTACGTCGAGGACCAACGAGCATGAACTACAACTACAGGTATCGCCTCAAGCCGACCGAAAGCCAGCGTGAGACGTTGGACTACCACCGCGATACGTGTAGACAGCTCTACAACCACGCCCTGTACGGCTTCAACCAGATTCCCGAAGATGAGGGCACCGTCAAACAGCGTGTCCGGAAAATCCGGGACGAGCTTCCCGACCTCAAAGACTGGTGGGACGCACTCACCGACATCTACTCGAAAGTGCTTCAGCCCACCGTTATGCAGATTGCGAAGAATATCAACCGCCTCGGACAACTCAAAGAGCAGGGCTACAAGGTTGGTGAACTCCGGTGGAAATCACCACGCGAGTTTCGCAGTTTCACCTACAACCAGTCTGGCTTCGAACTCGACAAAAAGAGTGGTCAGACCGTGTTGTCGCTGTCGAAACTCGCAGATATTCCTATCGAACTTCACCGACCGCTGCCTGACGATGCCACAGTCAAAGAAGTCACGCTCAAAAAAGAGAAAACCGGCGAGTGGTTTGCTATCTTCGGCATCGAGATGGACACAGAACCGCCAGCCAAGCCACCGCTAGCGGAGATTGACACTGATGAGATGGTCGGCATCGACGTGGGTATTCTGAAGTATTCCCACGATACAGACGGCACAGCGGTCGAATCACTCGACCTCTCAGAGGAACGCGAAAGGCTCGAACGAGAGCAGCGGAAACTCTCACGCAAAGAGTACGAGTCGAACAACTGGCAGAAGCAACGTCGGCGTGTCGCCGAGTGCCATCTCGACATCAAGCGCAAGCGGCGTGACTTCCTGCACAAACTCTCGACCTATTACGCTCGGGAGTACGAGCTAGTCGCGGTCGAAAACCTCGACGTAAAAGGGATGCTCGAATCGCCACGCAACAGCCGCAACACGGCGTCAGCGGCGTGGAGCACCTTTACCGATATGCTCGAAACGAAGTGTGAACGCGAAGGCACGCACTTCGTGGAGGTTGATCCAGATGGCACCACCAAAGAGTGTGCCAACTGTGGTGTCGAAACCGAGAAACCGCTGTGGGTTCGTGAGCACTCCTGTCCTGCCTGTCGCTTCGAGGCCGACAGAGACGCAAACGCGGCGTGGAATGTTCTTTCTCGCGGACTCACCAAACTAGGAGTGGGACACTCCGAATTACCGCCTGTGGAGACTGCGCTCCCTGCGGGAACTGCGGTTGTTCCTGCAAAGCGCGTCTTGGAAGCAGGAAGCCCCTGCCTCAAGGAACGAGCGGCGACGCCGCGAGTGAGTAGGCAGGGGTAGTTCACCGATGCCACCGCTCCGTCGAATAATGAGCAACTCGGCGAAGAAGAAAGCAGTTATGTCTGATATTCTTCGCATCCTCATCAACAACCATACGCCGGGTGGACGGAGGCGTATCGAAACGGGAGTCAGTATTGACAAACTATGTGACTACCATTTCCAGGCCGACGGAACGGATGACGAGTTCGTCGAGGCCGCAATTGACGAACTCGTAACTGGCGACTTCGGGGTGGATTCTTGGGGGCGAAGCGGTGAGATGATCTATCTCGAAGATTGTGACACGGCGATCGACAAGCAGCAGGAACTCGAAGACGAGGCGTGGTGAGTGTGTTGCATCAACCTCCAAGGAGCCAAGCCTCGGTGGGATCCCGTCTTGCCAAGGAATCGACGACGCTGTCATCCTCGTCTGAATCGATATTCGTCGCTCGAGAGGGGATATCTTCGGAGGATCGGATGCGCTCGCGGAGATTGTTGATCTGTTCCTGACCGGAGTGGATAGTCACTCCAACAATCCGGGAGAAATCGAAGATCGAATGCGATGCTCACAATTTGTTCGCAGCAAACTGCTCGCTAGGGGGCCGTGAACCGAATGGAGACGGTCCGGGATGCTCGCTTCGCTCGCGGCTTCGCCGCTCGCGTTGTTCGAGACACTCACTCCGTTCGTGTCTCGCTTCGCTGCGCGTCCGGGCTGCGACTCCCCGGGTTCAAATCCCTCGCTGCGCTCCTCTCTCGTCACTTCGTTCCTCGAGAAGTGCTCGCTAGGGGATTTGAACCCCTGTCATCGGCTCGAAAGGCCGATATGATTGGCCGGGCTACACCAAGCGAGCGTGCAACCGCACGTATTGCTGCCTTCGATTTAACTCTTCTCAACTACGGCCAGTGTGTGGGCCGCCGGCACACCTTTAAATCGGGATGTAGATGTTCGGAATATGACGGAATCGAACGGCCTCGAGCCGGGCACGAAAAAAGGGGCAGGATCGGAAAACGCGGGCCCTGAGGACCCGAACATCGGCGACCTGATTGCGAAACTCGA
Coding sequences within:
- a CDS encoding DUF5821 family protein, with translation MLVGERDRGPAGRLRASLPDGDLLGRVERVGIASRVLFSRVTIQLAEADVIETERVPIDIGKPRNRL
- the tnpA gene encoding IS200/IS605 family transposase; the encoded protein is MKYDLDTGAHSVYSLHYHLILTTKYRRGVLTEERTQFIRGVIEGFADKYGVTLTHLDGEDDHVHILFRAEPTTDLVKFINTVKGATARRIRNEYEDELKTDLWGDSFWNDSYCLISTGQVSLDVLKEYVEDQRA
- a CDS encoding secondary thiamine-phosphate synthase enzyme YjbQ — encoded protein: MRFTVDTDTGTAVHDVTEQVADALPPSGDGVATVFVRHTTAGLVVNEPEARLLGDVETFLSELVPDEGWEHDQIDDNADSHLRALLLGESVTVPVRNGEPDLGTWQAILLVECDGPRSRTVEVIVH
- a CDS encoding winged helix-turn-helix domain-containing protein gives rise to the protein MMEKDSRIKRSEYSDRSPFVRLLEKPAHVRIYDVFLRKHYTELSAAEVADLGGIDKATFHKNKKELLNLGIIEQTRVKGQTEYYRLNKENEFVEILHDTHTKLQAHAPVIAEQTEVYKPGWLLHRDIEQIRDALGNRLETERNDVSGDAASGPTESEQSERERSYDRAAQKAVLPR
- a CDS encoding SpoVR family protein; translated protein: MSNAYRDDRLLAKREATELLGPVREARNLARKLGLDPYPVNYWIVDHEEMNHLIAYDGFQRRYPHWRWGMKYDRQRKRDQHGLGKAFEIVNNDEPANAFLQESNSLADQKAVITHVEAHADFFRNNEWYRLYADRGADGPAAAAMLSRHADAIEEYMEDPEIARDDVEQFIDAVSCLEDTIDQYRPVAADLDGDPGSENSTSGEDPDGAEDGRREVFADLELSSEVREAVFDDEWLEGESEGTPSEPQRDVLGFLLAYGKRYDEEERKAVDRPEWQTDVLSMLREEAYYFAPQKMTKVTNEGWASYWESLMMADEQFAGTDEFVTYADHMSRVLASPGLNPYKLGRALWEYVENRANRREVIERLLRVDGVTWRNFEDTVDLEYVRELLEPDETVANVGIESLDRLDPDDPRVDASALAAARRTRDGEIPPDDERAVDADRHPWKLLTYEGLAERHYSLVKPHNYGVLARVTRSQLERRARYLFDDERYRSVEEAIADVPYTAGWDRLFEVRESHNDVTFIDEFLTQEFVDEYDYFTYEYSRAAQEYRVASTDAADVKKKLLLRFTNFGKPTIVVYDGNFDNAGELLLGHQYNGVAIDERQARATLERVFQLWGRPVNLATIRVEYDDREIELARRRSREPEGAEIGVRIRYDGDGFEEHDLDDGLFDRLAANDVDYDTKPDDWLA
- a CDS encoding transposase produces the protein MNYNYRYRLKPTESQRETLDYHRDTCRQLYNHALYGFNQIPEDEGTVKQRVRKIRDELPDLKDWWDALTDIYSKVLQPTVMQIAKNINRLGQLKEQGYKVGELRWKSPREFRSFTYNQSGFELDKKSGQTVLSLSKLADIPIELHRPLPDDATVKEVTLKKEKTGEWFAIFGIEMDTEPPAKPPLAEIDTDEMVGIDVGILKYSHDTDGTAVESLDLSEERERLEREQRKLSRKEYESNNWQKQRRRVAECHLDIKRKRRDFLHKLSTYYAREYELVAVENLDVKGMLESPRNSRNTASAAWSTFTDMLETKCEREGTHFVEVDPDGTTKECANCGVETEKPLWVREHSCPACRFEADRDANAAWNVLSRGLTKLGVGHSELPPVETALPAGTAVVPAKRVLEAGSPCLKERAATPRVSRQG